The following proteins come from a genomic window of Gynuella sunshinyii YC6258:
- a CDS encoding MBL fold metallo-hydrolase, which produces MKYEIVPVTPFQQNCSILWCEKTGKAAIVDPGGEAGKILARVDALGVDVDKVLLTHGHLDHAGAANAIKNMLNVPIVGPQQEEAFWLNQIENQASMFGFGEAENVVPDVWLNDSDIVKIGETQLLVLHTPGHTPGHVVFYCESSKLAIVGDVLFAGSIGRSDFPRGNHAQLIRSIREKLLGLGDDICFIPGHGPMSTFGQERLTNPFVADRNFG; this is translated from the coding sequence ATGAAATATGAAATTGTTCCAGTGACTCCTTTTCAACAGAATTGTTCCATTCTGTGGTGTGAGAAAACGGGTAAGGCTGCAATCGTTGATCCTGGCGGTGAAGCCGGGAAAATTCTGGCACGTGTTGATGCCTTGGGCGTTGACGTTGATAAGGTTCTTTTGACTCATGGGCATCTTGACCATGCTGGAGCAGCAAATGCTATCAAGAATATGCTGAATGTTCCGATTGTCGGTCCTCAGCAGGAAGAAGCTTTTTGGCTGAATCAGATAGAAAACCAGGCATCCATGTTTGGTTTTGGTGAGGCTGAAAATGTGGTGCCGGATGTATGGTTGAATGATTCCGACATTGTCAAAATAGGTGAAACACAGTTGTTGGTGTTGCATACTCCAGGACACACCCCGGGCCATGTCGTGTTTTACTGTGAGTCCTCCAAGTTGGCAATTGTTGGTGATGTGTTGTTTGCAGGCAGTATTGGGCGCTCAGATTTCCCTCGTGGTAATCATGCTCAATTGATTCGGTCTATTCGCGAGAAATTGCTTGGGCTTGGGGATGACATATGTTTTATTCCCGGCCATGGTCCGATGTCTACCTTCGGGCAGGAGCGTCTGACAAATCCTTTTGTTGCTGATCGAAATTTTGGGTGA
- a CDS encoding DNA replication terminus site-binding protein → MQQLEHTFDTLLSLTQSLGQYLQQNQVTCWCHGYQTAAQGIHEAITDFWYRDGMDGRETIAYYGLVASDEKMLNQVTEINQLKADFADYIKKIREDSPNDLNRYKYELISRHSNLANELAAKGLARLNLKQVTRTIPVLRQNPAKISFNWYKSGKSIQRISKQEALKKLMRFDVLAPHIKVQYDRLGSLPDTEVLALVQNLSPIMRANILYGNGERTAFNVALPIFFPREQGMPAFSIPDSLPPEKRQRKIRNDNQLEEDPIAPSIRVYRYRPGR, encoded by the coding sequence ATGCAGCAGCTAGAACATACTTTCGACACTCTACTGTCTTTAACTCAATCCCTTGGGCAGTACTTACAACAAAACCAAGTTACCTGCTGGTGTCATGGCTACCAAACCGCAGCACAAGGAATTCATGAAGCAATCACGGATTTTTGGTATCGGGATGGGATGGACGGTCGCGAAACCATCGCTTACTACGGATTAGTTGCAAGCGATGAAAAAATGCTGAACCAGGTCACTGAGATCAATCAACTAAAAGCAGACTTTGCGGACTACATCAAAAAGATCAGAGAAGACTCTCCAAATGACCTGAACAGGTACAAATACGAATTAATCTCCAGACATTCGAACTTGGCCAATGAGCTTGCCGCTAAAGGACTGGCTCGACTTAATCTCAAACAGGTCACGCGAACCATACCCGTCTTACGACAAAATCCAGCAAAAATAAGCTTTAACTGGTACAAAAGTGGAAAAAGCATTCAAAGGATTTCAAAACAGGAAGCACTCAAAAAACTAATGCGCTTTGATGTATTGGCTCCACACATTAAAGTTCAGTACGATCGCCTGGGGAGTTTGCCCGATACAGAAGTTTTGGCATTGGTACAAAACCTTAGCCCAATTATGCGAGCCAACATACTATATGGAAATGGAGAACGAACAGCCTTTAATGTGGCTTTACCGATTTTCTTCCCTAGAGAGCAAGGAATGCCAGCATTTTCGATTCCAGACTCTCTTCCTCCTGAAAAACGCCAGCGTAAAATCAGAAACGACAATCAATTGGAGGAAGACCCCATTGCTCCGAGTATTCGGGTGTATCGATATCGACCTGGACGCTAA
- a CDS encoding dienelactone hydrolase family protein, giving the protein MNSKIPQIAFDWYDEYAHGDIDRRTFVSRLATLAVAGLTANTITAALLPNYAQAEQISFNDPDITASYQNFDSPKGHGTGRGYLVLPSKLEQPAPTVLVIHENRGLNPYIKDVARRLAKKGFIALAPDALFPLGGYPGNDDEGRSMQSSMDKMKIEQDFIASAQFLKQYERGNGKVGAVGFCFGGYICNMIAATIPDTVNAISPFYGTPANDNIVNQVKGPLLLHFAELDKRVNATWPSYEEILKKNKVPYEAYMYSGVNHGFHNDSTARYDEQSAELAWSRTIDFFNHHLTAQNKSV; this is encoded by the coding sequence ATGAATTCAAAGATTCCACAAATTGCTTTTGACTGGTACGACGAATATGCCCATGGCGACATTGACCGTCGTACGTTTGTATCCAGGCTTGCAACGCTGGCGGTGGCTGGCTTGACTGCAAATACCATTACAGCAGCATTACTACCAAACTATGCGCAAGCTGAACAAATATCCTTTAACGATCCGGATATTACAGCAAGTTATCAAAATTTTGATTCACCCAAAGGACATGGCACTGGTCGTGGCTATTTGGTTCTACCCTCTAAGCTTGAACAACCCGCCCCCACTGTTCTGGTCATACATGAGAATCGGGGACTAAATCCGTACATAAAAGACGTTGCCCGAAGACTGGCCAAAAAAGGCTTTATTGCCCTCGCCCCGGACGCACTATTCCCTCTGGGTGGTTATCCCGGTAATGATGATGAGGGTCGAAGCATGCAAAGCTCTATGGATAAAATGAAAATTGAGCAGGACTTCATAGCTTCGGCACAATTCCTAAAACAATATGAAAGAGGTAACGGAAAAGTCGGTGCAGTAGGCTTTTGTTTTGGCGGATATATTTGCAATATGATTGCCGCAACAATTCCAGATACAGTGAATGCAATATCACCTTTCTACGGAACTCCCGCCAATGACAATATTGTAAACCAGGTTAAAGGTCCTTTACTGCTGCACTTTGCCGAACTAGACAAGCGCGTAAATGCAACCTGGCCATCCTATGAAGAGATATTAAAGAAAAATAAGGTGCCTTATGAAGCCTATATGTACTCTGGTGTAAACCATGGGTTCCATAATGACTCCACAGCCCGCTACGATGAACAGAGTGCTGAACTGGCATGGTCAAGAACAATCGATTTTTTTAACCACCACCTCACAGCACAAAACAAATCTGTATAA
- the rne gene encoding ribonuclease E — MKRMLINATQSEEIRVALVDGQKLYDLDIESGFREQKKANIYKGKITRIEPSLEAAFVDYGSERHGFLPLKEISREYFIDPNVSGRINIKDVLKEGTEIIVQVDKEERGNKGAALTSMISLAGRYLVLMPNNPKAGGISRRIEGEDRAQLREALQGVNVPEGMGIIVRTAGIGRSSEELQWDLDYLLQLWESITGVSKEREAPFLILQESNVIIRAIRDYLRQDIGEVLIDNKAVYDYAIDFVQKVMPSYLPKIKLYSESVPLFNRYQIETQIETAFQREVKLPSGGSIVIDPTEALVSIDINSSRATKGVDIEETALNTNIEAAEEIARQLRLRDMGGLIVIDFIDMNNPKNQREVENKLKDATESDRARVQVGRISRFGLLEMSRQRLRPSLEETSGHVCPRCNGQGVIRDVKSLALAILRLVEEESLKERTAQIRAILPISVATFLLNEKRKAIGDIEARTKAQVLIIPNAALETPHYEVIRVRDDSELITSAEPSFAIQLTEVDAGDTDKEEHSHKPAEKPAISTIATPSSPAPQPPSREIQQQSDEQKKSLLGSLIGSIAGIFGGTSKTTESVQSEPQNTSRSRQAKDVRKTPSQRTQGNSASKNKPRTNKPRPERAPKNRDDERRSKATPSNNSEQQPSSAAKNTPKKEPSNRRPDRDNRGTVANEEKGSNRKKRSSSSKAPRRQRQQPNASESSQNPDAPVQNLQNTPQDTTSAPEVFDFKATKNSVETSTPEVKAEPETKAQPVTNSTDNTAKQPDAPEVKPVETKAPAIATVETQPSNQEATQPKPAQETKTNKSEAEKPQDPDNESSAPKRAFNDPREIKRRMLEEEKNTTGPGIQEE, encoded by the coding sequence ATGAAAAGAATGTTGATTAACGCAACTCAATCCGAGGAAATCCGAGTTGCACTGGTGGATGGCCAGAAATTATATGACCTCGATATAGAAAGCGGATTCCGCGAACAAAAAAAAGCCAATATATATAAAGGAAAAATAACCAGAATAGAGCCCAGTCTTGAAGCAGCTTTTGTGGATTACGGCTCAGAGAGACATGGATTTCTCCCTCTCAAAGAAATCTCCCGCGAATACTTCATTGATCCAAACGTTTCCGGACGCATCAACATAAAAGATGTTTTGAAGGAAGGCACAGAAATCATTGTCCAGGTTGATAAGGAAGAAAGAGGCAACAAAGGAGCAGCCCTGACATCAATGATCAGTCTGGCTGGTCGTTATCTCGTATTGATGCCCAACAATCCAAAAGCGGGTGGAATATCAAGGCGCATAGAAGGTGAAGACCGTGCTCAACTCCGCGAAGCCCTCCAAGGTGTTAATGTGCCGGAAGGCATGGGCATCATTGTTCGTACAGCCGGAATCGGGCGTAGTTCTGAAGAGCTTCAATGGGACCTGGATTATTTGCTACAGCTCTGGGAAAGCATCACGGGAGTGTCCAAAGAGCGCGAAGCTCCTTTTCTGATCCTTCAGGAATCAAATGTCATTATTCGTGCGATTAGAGATTACCTTCGCCAGGATATTGGCGAAGTATTGATCGATAACAAAGCCGTTTATGATTATGCAATAGACTTTGTCCAGAAGGTAATGCCTTCCTATCTTCCTAAGATCAAACTCTATTCAGAATCGGTTCCTTTGTTCAACCGTTACCAGATTGAAACCCAGATAGAAACTGCCTTCCAGCGGGAAGTGAAGCTCCCTTCAGGTGGCTCCATTGTTATCGATCCAACTGAAGCACTGGTATCTATCGATATCAACTCCTCCAGAGCAACTAAAGGGGTGGATATTGAAGAAACTGCCCTGAACACAAATATCGAAGCTGCTGAGGAAATAGCCAGACAATTACGTCTGCGCGATATGGGCGGATTAATTGTCATCGATTTTATCGACATGAATAACCCCAAAAACCAAAGGGAAGTCGAAAACAAACTTAAAGATGCCACCGAGTCGGATCGGGCCAGGGTTCAGGTTGGCCGTATTTCAAGATTCGGCCTGCTTGAAATGTCACGTCAACGACTCAGACCATCTCTTGAGGAAACAAGTGGACACGTCTGCCCTCGCTGTAATGGCCAGGGAGTCATACGGGATGTTAAATCTTTGGCACTGGCAATTTTACGTCTCGTCGAAGAAGAAAGCCTGAAAGAAAGAACTGCACAAATACGCGCAATATTACCAATTTCAGTTGCAACATTTCTGCTGAATGAGAAAAGAAAAGCCATTGGTGATATTGAAGCCCGTACCAAAGCTCAGGTATTGATCATCCCCAATGCAGCATTGGAGACTCCTCATTATGAAGTCATCAGAGTTAGAGACGACAGCGAACTGATCACATCTGCAGAACCAAGCTTCGCCATTCAGCTCACCGAAGTCGACGCTGGAGATACAGACAAAGAAGAACATTCACATAAACCAGCAGAAAAACCGGCCATTAGTACAATCGCCACACCAAGTTCACCAGCTCCTCAGCCACCATCCCGCGAGATACAGCAACAGAGCGATGAACAAAAGAAAAGCTTGCTTGGAAGCCTGATCGGCAGCATTGCCGGGATATTTGGCGGTACCTCAAAAACCACCGAATCAGTTCAATCTGAGCCCCAAAATACTAGTAGATCCAGACAAGCAAAAGACGTCAGAAAAACACCATCTCAGCGTACCCAAGGTAATAGTGCCAGCAAAAACAAACCACGTACTAACAAACCCAGACCGGAACGTGCGCCAAAAAACAGAGATGATGAACGTCGTTCAAAGGCAACACCAAGCAATAATTCGGAACAGCAGCCATCTTCGGCCGCGAAAAACACCCCCAAAAAAGAGCCGAGTAACCGCAGACCTGACCGCGACAATCGCGGTACTGTTGCTAATGAAGAAAAGGGGTCCAACCGCAAAAAACGCAGTTCATCCAGTAAAGCACCTCGTCGACAGAGACAACAACCCAACGCCAGCGAGAGCAGCCAAAACCCTGATGCACCAGTTCAGAATCTTCAGAACACTCCTCAGGATACAACTTCTGCACCAGAGGTTTTTGATTTCAAAGCAACGAAAAACAGTGTTGAAACCTCAACCCCTGAAGTAAAAGCTGAACCAGAAACTAAGGCCCAGCCAGTTACCAACAGCACTGACAACACCGCCAAACAGCCGGATGCTCCAGAAGTAAAACCTGTAGAAACAAAAGCACCTGCCATAGCAACGGTTGAGACACAACCTTCCAACCAGGAGGCAACCCAACCAAAGCCGGCGCAAGAAACAAAGACCAATAAATCGGAGGCCGAGAAACCTCAGGATCCGGATAATGAGTCTTCAGCACCAAAACGAGCATTTAATGATCCAAGAGAAATAAAACGAAGAATGCTCGAAGAGGAGAAAAATACCACCGGACCCGGCATTCAGGAAGAATAA
- the rluC gene encoding 23S rRNA pseudouridine(955/2504/2580) synthase RluC: MLILACIICSGAYPLSGVQFITVQEDRAGQRLDNFLLSQLKGVPKSWVYRVIRKGEVRVNRKRCKPLQTLMAGDLIRIPPVRTSEARAPVVIKPEFASSLESRILFEDDGMLIINKPYGMAVHGGSGVSLGLIEALRAARPDAHFLELVHRLDKDTSGCLMVAKKRSFLKQLQQAIKDKQVAKIYQCLVVGEWPEDITRVTAPLLKLSRQSGERYVKVSVEGKPCLTTFEVLQRYRGYTLLKASPVTGRTHQIRVHCQFNRCPIVGDDKYCSEADLELANRTGLDRLFLHAIRLELTHPLSNEQIMVDADPGDKWYAGLELLEQL, translated from the coding sequence ATGTTAATATTGGCATGCATAATTTGTAGCGGAGCATACCCATTGTCAGGAGTTCAGTTTATTACTGTTCAGGAGGATCGAGCTGGTCAGAGGCTCGACAATTTTTTGTTATCACAGTTAAAAGGAGTTCCTAAAAGTTGGGTTTATCGTGTTATTAGAAAAGGAGAGGTCAGGGTTAATCGTAAGCGGTGCAAACCGTTGCAAACTTTGATGGCCGGTGATTTGATTCGGATTCCGCCGGTCAGAACGTCAGAAGCCAGGGCGCCAGTTGTGATAAAGCCGGAATTTGCCAGTTCTCTGGAATCCCGGATTTTGTTCGAAGACGATGGGATGCTGATAATCAATAAACCATATGGTATGGCTGTGCATGGTGGAAGTGGTGTATCTCTGGGGTTAATTGAAGCTTTAAGAGCAGCCAGACCAGACGCGCATTTCCTCGAATTGGTTCATCGACTGGATAAAGATACCTCCGGATGCCTGATGGTTGCGAAGAAAAGAAGTTTTTTGAAGCAACTTCAGCAGGCAATCAAAGATAAACAGGTTGCCAAAATTTATCAGTGTCTGGTGGTTGGGGAGTGGCCGGAGGATATCACCAGGGTGACTGCGCCTTTGTTAAAGCTGAGCCGCCAGTCTGGAGAGCGTTATGTTAAGGTCAGTGTTGAAGGAAAGCCTTGTTTGACGACGTTTGAGGTATTGCAGCGTTATCGTGGCTATACCTTGTTAAAGGCTTCGCCCGTTACCGGTCGCACGCATCAGATAAGAGTGCACTGTCAGTTTAATCGTTGCCCGATTGTTGGTGATGATAAGTATTGTTCTGAGGCTGACTTGGAGTTGGCCAACAGGACTGGGTTGGACCGGCTGTTTTTGCATGCTATCAGGCTGGAGTTGACTCATCCTTTGTCGAATGAGCAAATTATGGTTGATGCTGACCCGGGTGATAAATGGTATGCAGGATTGGAATTGTTGGAGCAGCTCTGA
- a CDS encoding S49 family peptidase, translating into MQKQQELEQKQWVLLEKAVLASTKEARKSRIWGIFFKLLTFGYLIAVLAIYLQQSNLNGVSASTGGHVAVVQVRGEIASDSEASADNIISGLRAAFDHPDTKVVVLKINSPGGSPVQSGYVYDEVMRLKALHSDVPVYAVISDTGASGAYYIAAAADYIYADKASIVGSIGVTAVSFGFPEAMQKLGVERRQFTSGEHKAFLDAFAPLKEDEKKLFEALLNNVHQQFIAAVKQGRGERLKDDPNMFSGLFWSGEQALELGLIDGLKTTSQVAREAGYEKIIDFSPKPNPFDQFAEKFGVSIGKGAAQVLGMDSGVALK; encoded by the coding sequence ATGCAGAAGCAACAGGAGTTAGAGCAAAAGCAGTGGGTGCTGTTGGAAAAAGCGGTTCTGGCGAGTACTAAGGAGGCCCGTAAAAGTCGGATATGGGGGATCTTCTTTAAGCTGCTGACTTTTGGTTATTTGATTGCGGTTCTGGCTATCTATTTGCAACAGAGCAATTTAAATGGGGTTTCCGCTAGTACAGGTGGGCATGTAGCGGTCGTTCAGGTAAGGGGAGAAATTGCATCGGATTCTGAGGCTTCCGCCGATAACATCATTTCTGGCTTGCGGGCAGCTTTTGATCACCCGGATACTAAGGTTGTTGTATTAAAGATCAACAGTCCAGGTGGCAGCCCTGTTCAGTCCGGGTATGTTTATGATGAAGTCATGCGCCTGAAAGCGTTGCACTCCGATGTCCCGGTATATGCCGTAATTTCTGATACCGGGGCGAGTGGGGCGTACTACATTGCTGCGGCAGCCGACTATATATATGCGGATAAGGCGAGTATTGTCGGCTCCATTGGTGTTACGGCGGTGAGTTTTGGCTTTCCTGAGGCGATGCAGAAGTTGGGGGTGGAACGTCGCCAGTTTACGTCTGGAGAGCATAAAGCCTTTCTTGACGCTTTTGCTCCGCTTAAAGAGGATGAAAAAAAGCTGTTTGAGGCATTGCTGAACAATGTGCATCAGCAGTTTATCGCGGCCGTTAAGCAAGGGCGTGGCGAGCGCTTGAAAGATGATCCAAATATGTTTTCGGGATTGTTCTGGAGTGGGGAGCAGGCTCTTGAGCTTGGGTTGATCGATGGACTTAAGACGACTAGTCAGGTCGCCAGGGAAGCGGGTTATGAAAAGATTATCGATTTTTCACCCAAGCCTAACCCCTTTGATCAATTTGCTGAGAAGTTTGGTGTGTCTATTGGTAAGGGAGCGGCTCAGGTGCTTGGTATGGACTCAGGCGTTGCTTTGAAGTAA
- a CDS encoding Maf family protein, translating to MTNIILASTSSYRAELLKRINLAFIQAAPSCDETQLPGESPNHQALRLAEEKARSLASDYPDHLIIGSDQVATIDQIHPIGKPGNLTNAASQLRQQSGKTVFFYTGLCVLNSATGISYSDIVTTTVRFRHLSDAMIENYLNMEDPSQCAGSFMSESLGICLTENIHSDDPTSLIGLPMIRLVEFLGFENSNPLLLQSNA from the coding sequence ATGACCAATATAATTCTTGCCTCCACCTCGAGCTATCGGGCCGAGCTTCTGAAACGAATCAACTTAGCATTTATTCAGGCCGCCCCTTCATGCGATGAAACACAACTGCCAGGGGAATCTCCTAATCATCAGGCCCTTAGACTGGCGGAAGAAAAAGCCAGAAGCCTGGCTTCTGACTATCCAGATCACTTGATCATCGGCAGTGACCAGGTAGCCACAATTGACCAAATACATCCTATTGGCAAACCCGGTAATCTGACCAATGCTGCAAGCCAACTAAGACAACAGTCAGGTAAAACTGTCTTTTTCTACACCGGCCTTTGTGTATTGAACAGCGCAACGGGCATTAGCTACAGCGACATCGTGACTACAACAGTGCGCTTCAGGCATCTCTCAGACGCAATGATTGAAAATTATCTGAACATGGAAGATCCATCACAATGCGCTGGCAGCTTCATGAGTGAAAGTCTGGGGATATGTCTGACAGAGAATATTCATTCTGACGATCCAACCAGCCTGATTGGCTTGCCCATGATCAGGCTGGTTGAATTTCTGGGCTTTGAAAACTCAAATCCGCTATTACTTCAAAGCAACGCCTGA